A single genomic interval of Xyrauchen texanus isolate HMW12.3.18 chromosome 40, RBS_HiC_50CHRs, whole genome shotgun sequence harbors:
- the LOC127633436 gene encoding BTB/POZ domain-containing protein KCTD5-like: MAELHVEPNDTGIIEQSENHCEIRGSVNVRLPSPTLVIPSSRFGLSSPGVSGSRALIGFPMKSNLSSPSSEATEKPGSRWVRLNVGGTYFVTTKQTLCRDPKSFLSRLCQEDPDLDSDKDETGAYLIDRDPTYFGPILNYLRHGKLIINKNLAEDGVLEEAEFYNIASLVRLVKERIRDNENRTSQGPVKHVYRVLQCQEEELTQMVSTMSDGWKFEQLISIGSSYNYGNEDQAEFLCVVSRELNNSTNGIVIEPTEKAKILQERGSRM, encoded by the exons ATGGCAGAGTTGCACGTTGAGCCCAACGATACTGGCATCATCGAGCAGAGCGAAAATCATTGTGAAATCAGAGGCTCCGTGAATGTGAGACTCCCCTCGCCCACTCTGGTGATTCCGTCGTCCCGGTTTGGCTTGTCCAGTCCCGGGGTCTCCGGTTCGAGAGCATTGATTGGGTTCCCAATGAAAAGCAACCTCAGTTCCCCATCGTCAGAAGCCACAGAGAAGCCAGGATCTCGGTGGGTTCGGCTGAATGTTGGAGGAACCTACTTTGTCACAACGAAACAGACCCTGTGCAGGGACCCCAAGTCGTTTTTGTCTCGATTATGTCAGGAAGATCCAGATCTGGATTCGGATAAG GATGAGACAGGAGCATATTTGATTGACAGGGATCCCACATATTTCGGACCCATCTTGAACTACTTGAGGCATGGGAAGTTGATCATCAACAAGAACCTTGCTGAGGATG GTGTTCTGGAGGAAGCCGAGTTTTACAACATTGCATCACTTGTGAGGCTGGTGAAGGAGAGAATACGAGACAATGAGAACAGAACGTCTCAG GGCCCTGTGAAGCATGTGTACCGTGTATTACAATGTCAGGAGGAGGAACTTACTCAGATGGTGTCCACCATGTCAGACGGCTGGAAGTTTGAACAG CTCATAAGTATCGGCTCCTCCTATAACTATGGCAACGAGGACCAGGCAGAATTCCTGTGTGTTGTTTCCCGGGAGCTCAACAACTCTACTAACGGAATTGTTATTGAACCCACTGAGAAGGCAAAG ATCCTTCAGGAGAGAGGATCCAGGATGTGA